In one Trichlorobacter lovleyi SZ genomic region, the following are encoded:
- a CDS encoding DUF1858 domain-containing protein, with protein MITKDMIIGDIIRQHPATVQVFARHGLECYECQIADLETLEHGAGHHKLDIEALLEELNRTVITPA; from the coding sequence ATGATCACCAAAGACATGATTATCGGCGACATCATCAGGCAACACCCTGCCACGGTACAGGTTTTTGCCCGTCACGGGCTGGAATGCTATGAATGTCAGATAGCCGACCTGGAAACCCTTGAACATGGGGCCGGGCATCACAAACTTGATATTGAGGCCCTACTGGAAGAACTAAACCGTACCGTTATCACTCCAGCCTGA
- the rsmD gene encoding 16S rRNA (guanine(966)-N(2))-methyltransferase RsmD, producing MRVIAGKARGMRLTAPRGTTTRPTSDRVKEALFSLLDSAGRLDGMRVLDLFAGSGSLGIEALSRGAEQVTFIEKDRHALESLRLNLGHTGFSDRAEVLPFDCLQALERLVRQKVCFDLILLDPPYQAGLHQKVIELAGSALLAADGLVVAEAAARTPLPERIGPCNRSDRRIYGDTALELYTMEQRHAP from the coding sequence GTGCGGGTTATTGCCGGAAAAGCCAGGGGAATGAGGCTGACAGCCCCCCGCGGAACAACGACGCGTCCCACCAGTGACCGTGTCAAAGAGGCACTTTTCAGCCTGCTGGACAGTGCCGGCCGCCTGGATGGCATGCGGGTACTTGATCTGTTTGCCGGAAGCGGCTCACTCGGCATCGAGGCGCTTTCAAGAGGCGCAGAGCAGGTCACTTTTATAGAAAAAGACCGGCATGCCCTTGAGTCGTTACGATTGAATCTGGGACATACCGGATTCAGTGATCGTGCCGAGGTGCTACCTTTTGACTGCCTGCAGGCACTTGAACGCCTTGTGCGGCAAAAGGTCTGTTTTGACCTGATACTGCTGGACCCTCCCTACCAGGCGGGATTGCATCAAAAAGTGATTGAGCTTGCAGGATCGGCACTGCTTGCTGCAGACGGCCTGGTGGTTGCAGAGGCAGCTGCGCGCACGCCGCTACCTGAACGGATCGGCCCCTGCAATCGCTCGGACCGACGTATCTACGGCGATACCGCCCTTGAACTCTACACCATGGAGCAACGTCATGCCCCATAG
- a CDS encoding GGDEF domain-containing response regulator, translating to MPTTHLMDEILIVEDDRFFRELYADLLRQAGYSVTTACSGEEATEQLACSRFGLVVTDLTMPGISGLELLVKIKSQDPSIDVILVTANADLESALFSLKHGARDFLLKPINSDELLHAVRLCMEQRRLLDENVELRNMLGLLQTSQTLSSCLDLEGVCHLAVDALAREAGVSRGIGMVQLEGEFVIKELKGLDAATGSLLDRLLASSYRKRVSRKGQPIRILLPAGHEELDQADLREAILFPLTIRSSCPGMVILLNDPNQIVPPIKNERNINFLEEHAARALDNALRFTSTRDLLYIDELSGLFNYRYLKVALEREIKRADRYSTQLSVVFLDLDNFKGVNDTYGHLVGSNLLKELGALLKKSVREVDVVIRYGGDEYTIILVETGAETAHCVGERIRRMIEKHSFLSLEGYQIQLTASLGLACYPEDTTGLEELLSMADKAMYAGKASGKNCVYRIVSPLAGGGVLHKEQR from the coding sequence ATGCCGACAACCCATTTGATGGATGAAATACTGATCGTCGAAGATGATCGCTTTTTCCGGGAGCTCTATGCCGACCTCCTGAGGCAGGCGGGCTATAGTGTCACCACAGCCTGTTCCGGTGAAGAGGCGACCGAGCAGCTGGCTTGTTCCCGCTTCGGCCTGGTGGTGACAGACCTGACCATGCCCGGCATTTCCGGTTTGGAACTGTTGGTCAAGATAAAGTCTCAAGATCCCTCGATTGATGTTATTCTGGTAACTGCCAACGCCGATCTGGAGTCAGCTCTTTTTTCTCTCAAGCATGGTGCTCGAGATTTTTTATTAAAGCCGATCAATTCCGATGAGCTCTTGCATGCCGTACGACTCTGCATGGAACAACGTCGTCTGCTTGATGAGAACGTCGAGTTGCGCAACATGCTGGGCCTCCTGCAGACCAGCCAGACCCTGTCCAGTTGTCTGGACCTGGAGGGGGTCTGTCACCTCGCGGTTGATGCGCTGGCCCGTGAGGCCGGTGTGAGTCGCGGCATTGGTATGGTGCAGTTGGAAGGTGAGTTTGTTATCAAAGAACTCAAAGGGCTCGATGCTGCAACCGGTTCATTACTGGACAGGCTGCTGGCCTCTTCCTATCGCAAACGGGTTTCCCGTAAAGGGCAGCCGATCCGGATATTGCTGCCGGCAGGGCACGAAGAGCTTGATCAAGCCGACCTCAGGGAGGCAATTCTTTTCCCTCTCACCATCAGAAGCAGCTGTCCCGGCATGGTGATCCTCCTGAATGATCCCAACCAGATAGTGCCACCCATCAAGAATGAGCGTAATATCAACTTTCTTGAAGAGCATGCTGCCAGAGCCCTGGACAATGCCCTGCGTTTCACCTCAACCAGAGATCTGCTTTATATCGATGAGTTGTCCGGTCTGTTCAACTACCGCTACCTGAAGGTTGCCCTGGAACGTGAAATAAAGCGGGCTGACCGCTACTCCACTCAGTTGTCGGTAGTGTTTCTTGATCTGGATAATTTTAAAGGGGTGAACGATACCTATGGTCATCTGGTGGGCAGTAACCTGCTCAAGGAGCTGGGAGCACTCCTGAAAAAGTCGGTCCGTGAGGTTGATGTGGTGATCCGCTACGGCGGCGATGAGTATACTATTATACTGGTGGAAACCGGGGCTGAAACGGCTCATTGTGTCGGTGAGCGTATCCGGCGGATGATTGAAAAACACAGCTTTCTTTCCCTGGAGGGCTATCAGATTCAATTGACTGCCAGTCTGGGACTGGCCTGTTACCCGGAAGACACCACGGGACTTGAGGAACTGCTTTCAATGGCCGACAAGGCTATGTATGCCGGCAAGGCCTCGGGAAAAAACTGTGTTTACCGCATTGTCAGCCCGCTGGCTGGCGGTGGAGTACTGCATAAGGAGCAACGATGA
- a CDS encoding c-type cytochrome produces MNYPIWFVPAFGGGLLIALVAIVHVFVSHFAVGGGLYLVLAERKAIKEKSQAIMDFVKKHTKFFMLLTMVFGGLTGVAIWFVISLIHPAATSLLIHTFVFGWAAEWVFFLVEIVALFVYFYAFGKMDDRTHQTIGWIYFGAAWMSLFLINGIIDFMLTPGSWISTSNFWSGFFNPTFWPSLFFRSFMSFMLAGCYGFLTATFLKDEEARHRMIRYSGVWALVSLILSVPAGWWYISVLPDKARSLVGGASPTITRAATVGAFSLAALAGLVMVLILLHPRARTRTLTVVVMVAAMGYMGAFEWTREAARRPYVINEVMYSNGILKSEVERINREGFLKNARWVQQKEITEANQLEAGRELFLHQCFACHTVGGFNNDIIRRTKNMSYGAMRKYLTTIHEKRYFMPPFVGNETELKALAAYLTAGLHKKPLADDGGAAGDRGTVLYEENCAACHSAESIKPKMKGWELAKIRAALDKLPALNPAMPEYNAPAPDKDAVAGYLFSLNNPGADSSAKDQGATLYEENCAACHSLDQVKPKMAGWPKKKIRSALDKLSALNPAMPDYSGTAVEKDFLADYLAKHTGGAQ; encoded by the coding sequence ATGAATTACCCGATCTGGTTTGTTCCGGCGTTTGGTGGCGGCCTGCTGATCGCACTGGTGGCTATTGTGCATGTCTTTGTCTCCCATTTTGCGGTGGGGGGCGGGCTCTATCTGGTGCTGGCCGAGCGGAAGGCGATCAAGGAAAAAAGCCAGGCAATCATGGACTTTGTCAAAAAGCATACAAAGTTCTTTATGCTGCTGACCATGGTCTTTGGCGGTCTGACCGGTGTTGCCATCTGGTTTGTGATCTCTCTGATCCACCCCGCTGCCACCTCACTGCTGATCCATACCTTTGTGTTTGGCTGGGCAGCTGAATGGGTCTTTTTTCTGGTGGAGATTGTGGCCCTGTTTGTCTACTTCTATGCCTTTGGCAAGATGGATGACCGGACCCACCAGACCATCGGCTGGATCTATTTCGGTGCAGCCTGGATGAGTCTGTTTCTGATTAACGGCATCATCGACTTTATGCTGACCCCCGGTAGCTGGATCAGCACCAGCAATTTCTGGTCCGGCTTTTTCAACCCGACCTTCTGGCCCTCACTGTTCTTTCGCAGCTTTATGAGTTTTATGCTGGCCGGTTGCTACGGTTTTCTGACAGCCACCTTTCTGAAGGATGAAGAGGCCAGACACCGGATGATCCGCTACTCGGGTGTCTGGGCACTGGTGTCATTGATCCTGTCGGTGCCGGCAGGCTGGTGGTATATCTCGGTGCTGCCCGACAAGGCGCGCAGCCTTGTCGGAGGGGCCTCCCCAACCATTACCCGTGCAGCTACTGTAGGCGCCTTTTCCTTGGCCGCCTTGGCCGGCCTGGTGATGGTCCTGATTCTGCTGCATCCCAGGGCACGTACCCGGACGTTGACGGTGGTGGTTATGGTTGCTGCCATGGGCTATATGGGAGCCTTTGAATGGACCCGTGAGGCGGCCCGTCGTCCCTACGTTATTAACGAAGTGATGTACTCCAACGGCATTCTCAAGAGCGAGGTGGAGCGGATCAACCGGGAAGGGTTTCTGAAAAATGCCAGGTGGGTACAGCAGAAAGAGATAACGGAAGCCAATCAGCTTGAGGCAGGTCGTGAACTGTTTCTGCATCAGTGCTTTGCCTGCCATACCGTAGGTGGCTTCAACAACGATATCATCAGGCGCACCAAAAACATGAGCTACGGCGCCATGCGCAAATACCTGACAACCATTCATGAAAAACGTTATTTCATGCCTCCCTTTGTCGGAAACGAGACGGAGTTGAAGGCGTTGGCCGCCTACCTGACCGCCGGGCTGCATAAAAAACCGTTGGCGGATGATGGCGGCGCTGCTGGTGATCGCGGCACTGTTCTGTACGAAGAGAACTGTGCTGCCTGCCATAGTGCCGAAAGTATCAAACCTAAGATGAAGGGTTGGGAACTGGCAAAGATACGTGCCGCACTGGATAAACTGCCTGCCCTTAACCCCGCCATGCCGGAATATAATGCACCTGCGCCTGACAAAGATGCAGTGGCCGGCTATCTGTTCAGTCTGAATAACCCCGGCGCCGATTCTTCTGCCAAGGATCAGGGGGCCACCTTGTACGAGGAAAATTGCGCAGCCTGCCACAGTCTTGATCAGGTCAAGCCAAAGATGGCCGGTTGGCCAAAGAAGAAGATTCGTTCTGCCCTTGATAAGCTGTCGGCGCTCAATCCAGCCATGCCGGATTATTCGGGAACCGCTGTTGAAAAAGATTTTCTGGCTGACTATCTGGCCAAACACACAGGAGGTGCCCAATGA
- a CDS encoding glycine zipper family protein, giving the protein MDKNILAVMVMIILLGTGCAAKRPVLYPNELYRSGGAEKARQEIDSCLKLAEEADTQGRLAEEVAAKTGKSALVGGATGAVVGAITGSALRGGLIGAAAGGTAALVSSAIKTPEDSPVFRRFVEICLYEKGYQVLGWQ; this is encoded by the coding sequence ATGGATAAAAACATACTTGCCGTAATGGTCATGATTATCCTGTTAGGTACCGGCTGTGCGGCAAAAAGGCCGGTACTCTATCCCAATGAGTTGTATCGGTCTGGAGGTGCGGAAAAGGCACGTCAGGAGATTGATAGCTGCCTGAAGCTGGCTGAAGAAGCTGATACACAAGGGCGTCTGGCTGAAGAGGTTGCGGCAAAAACCGGTAAATCGGCCCTTGTCGGTGGTGCGACCGGCGCCGTTGTCGGTGCCATTACCGGATCTGCCCTACGTGGAGGTCTGATCGGTGCTGCAGCCGGCGGCACTGCCGCATTGGTGAGCAGCGCTATAAAAACGCCTGAAGACTCTCCTGTTTTCAGGCGGTTCGTTGAGATCTGCCTGTATGAGAAGGGCTATCAGGTTCTGGGCTGGCAGTGA
- the hisS gene encoding histidine--tRNA ligase, translating to MSITGIKGFNDLLPAESGLWQFIEQTARQVFARYGFNEIRVPIVEKTELFCRSIGDTTDIVEKEMYTFMDKGGSSLTLRPEGTASVMRALIEHKLYALDSINKLYYMGPMFRHERPQKGRYRQFHQIGAEVTGAADPLIDAQVLLMVSRLFQEFGLTEPRLQINSLGCPACRPAYRQALVAFLAERQEALCEDCRRRQGTNPLRALDCKVPGCIEATQGAPAMVEHLCNECDQHFSMVQNYLTAAEVPFSLNPRMVRGLDYYTRTTFELVTGLLGAQSAVAAGGRYDGLVEQLGGPAVPGIGFALGVERVALLLGDRSFEKTPDLFIAVMGDAARTAGFRLMAALQDQGFWVETDCEGKSLKSQMRRADKLKSRYSIVLGDTELVAGSGTLKRMADGNQQPVHLEAATIAAAITGGGQT from the coding sequence ATGAGCATAACCGGTATCAAGGGCTTTAATGATCTTTTACCCGCAGAATCAGGTCTTTGGCAGTTTATTGAACAAACGGCCCGACAGGTCTTTGCACGCTACGGTTTTAACGAGATCCGTGTGCCGATCGTTGAAAAAACCGAGCTGTTTTGCCGCTCAATTGGTGATACCACCGATATTGTTGAAAAGGAGATGTATACCTTTATGGACAAGGGGGGCAGCAGTCTGACCCTGCGGCCTGAGGGAACGGCCAGTGTGATGCGGGCATTGATCGAGCATAAATTGTACGCCCTGGATAGTATCAACAAGCTCTACTATATGGGCCCCATGTTTCGCCACGAACGTCCCCAGAAAGGGCGTTACCGCCAGTTCCATCAGATTGGAGCCGAGGTGACCGGTGCTGCGGACCCGCTGATTGATGCCCAGGTGCTGTTGATGGTCAGTCGTCTGTTTCAGGAGTTCGGGTTGACCGAGCCGCGGCTGCAGATCAATTCATTGGGATGCCCGGCCTGCCGCCCGGCCTATCGGCAAGCCCTGGTGGCCTTTCTGGCGGAACGTCAGGAAGCGCTTTGTGAAGACTGTCGTCGGCGTCAGGGCACCAATCCCTTGCGGGCACTGGATTGCAAGGTTCCCGGATGTATCGAGGCCACGCAAGGTGCCCCTGCCATGGTCGAACACCTCTGTAACGAGTGTGATCAGCATTTCAGCATGGTCCAAAACTACCTGACAGCCGCAGAAGTGCCGTTCAGCCTCAATCCCCGTATGGTCAGAGGACTCGATTACTACACCCGTACCACCTTTGAGCTGGTAACCGGCCTGCTGGGTGCTCAGTCAGCAGTGGCAGCCGGCGGGCGGTATGATGGCCTGGTGGAGCAGCTTGGCGGGCCTGCCGTGCCTGGTATCGGTTTTGCCCTTGGCGTGGAGCGGGTGGCATTGTTGCTTGGCGACCGCAGTTTTGAAAAAACGCCGGATCTGTTCATTGCTGTCATGGGTGATGCTGCCCGGACAGCAGGTTTTCGTCTGATGGCAGCCCTGCAGGATCAAGGATTCTGGGTAGAAACTGATTGTGAGGGGAAAAGTCTGAAAAGTCAGATGCGGCGGGCTGACAAGCTGAAATCCCGTTACAGTATTGTGTTGGGGGATACCGAGCTGGTTGCCGGCAGCGGGACGTTAAAGCGGATGGCGGACGGCAATCAGCAGCCGGTACATCTTGAAGCGGCAACTATTGCAGCAGCTATCACAGGAGGTGGGCAGACATGA
- a CDS encoding tetrathionate reductase family octaheme c-type cytochrome, protein MKGFKGMVVMLTAALVLVSFQAFAGPDHTEFVKGPFKKGQDVTKVCLECHEKQAADVMKTAHWKWEGTPNHVKGMEKSTKTFGKKNMINNFCTTVFPGPDGIAHESCSKCHAGYGWTRSKFDFNDKTRVDCLVCHAQKGNYARAGVGADVDTKAMEKGSMNLELAAQSVGKPSLKNCGVCHFYGGGGDAVKVPGLDSTLEAAPKEQDVHMAKKEKGGAGLLCQDCHKTKDHAIAGRSSQMAHYEAKVECTDCHSGAKAPHQKSKNKAILDKHTASVACQTCHIPTISRGQATKTMWNWSDVGKSIKAEEEFDRETFAKHKGTFKYNMNYVPTYAWYNGQIERYMLGDKIKDPSKPVNITKPAGDIKDKTAKIYPYKFYTGTQPMDSKFKYLNTFQQYKELWVNFDWEKALVNGAKSPEGLPYSGKYQFVKTQSWLSAGHEVAPKEQALQCGECHMGAKRMDWAALGYKGDPMQVGGRSVEKAAKKKKK, encoded by the coding sequence ATGAAGGGTTTTAAAGGAATGGTGGTGATGTTGACCGCTGCTCTGGTTCTGGTTTCGTTCCAGGCCTTTGCCGGTCCGGATCACACTGAGTTCGTCAAAGGGCCGTTCAAAAAGGGCCAGGATGTCACCAAGGTCTGTCTGGAATGCCATGAAAAGCAAGCCGCTGACGTGATGAAGACCGCTCACTGGAAGTGGGAAGGTACTCCGAACCATGTCAAGGGTATGGAGAAGAGCACAAAGACCTTTGGTAAGAAGAACATGATCAACAACTTCTGTACCACGGTTTTCCCCGGTCCTGACGGTATTGCCCATGAATCCTGCAGCAAGTGCCATGCCGGTTACGGCTGGACCCGTTCAAAATTTGATTTTAACGACAAGACCCGTGTTGACTGTCTGGTCTGCCATGCCCAGAAAGGCAACTATGCCCGCGCCGGTGTTGGCGCAGATGTTGACACCAAGGCCATGGAAAAAGGTTCCATGAACCTTGAACTGGCAGCTCAAAGTGTTGGCAAACCCAGCCTGAAAAACTGTGGTGTTTGTCACTTCTACGGCGGCGGCGGTGATGCCGTCAAGGTGCCGGGCCTGGATTCAACCCTTGAAGCTGCTCCAAAAGAGCAGGATGTGCATATGGCTAAGAAGGAGAAGGGTGGCGCAGGCCTGCTTTGCCAGGATTGCCACAAGACCAAGGATCATGCCATTGCCGGTCGTTCCAGCCAGATGGCTCACTATGAAGCCAAGGTTGAGTGTACTGACTGTCACAGCGGTGCCAAGGCTCCTCACCAGAAATCAAAGAACAAGGCTATCCTGGACAAGCACACCGCCTCTGTGGCCTGCCAGACCTGCCACATTCCTACTATTTCCCGTGGTCAAGCAACCAAGACCATGTGGAACTGGTCTGATGTCGGCAAGAGCATCAAGGCAGAAGAAGAGTTTGATCGTGAGACTTTTGCCAAGCACAAGGGCACCTTCAAGTACAACATGAATTACGTTCCTACCTATGCCTGGTATAATGGCCAGATCGAGCGTTATATGCTGGGCGACAAGATCAAGGATCCGTCCAAGCCGGTCAACATCACCAAGCCTGCTGGTGACATCAAGGACAAGACTGCCAAGATTTATCCGTACAAGTTCTACACCGGTACCCAGCCGATGGACAGCAAGTTCAAGTACCTGAATACCTTCCAGCAGTACAAGGAGCTGTGGGTGAACTTTGACTGGGAAAAGGCACTGGTAAACGGTGCAAAGAGCCCTGAAGGTCTGCCGTACAGCGGTAAGTACCAGTTTGTGAAAACCCAGTCCTGGCTGAGTGCTGGTCATGAGGTTGCTCCGAAAGAGCAGGCACTGCAGTGCGGTGAGTGCCACATGGGTGCCAAGCGGATGGACTGGGCTGCTTTGGGCTACAAAGGCGACCCAATGCAGGTTGGCGGCCGTTCGGTAGAAAAGGCTGCAAAGAAGAAAAAGAAGTAA
- a CDS encoding pyridoxal phosphate-dependent aminotransferase, whose amino-acid sequence MKLADRVNKIQPSPTLAIDAKAKALKAQGVDVVGFGAGEPDFDTPAHIREAGKKAIDAGFTRYMPVGGADDLKDAIIAKMKRDHNLEYTRDEISVACGAKHTLYNISQALIQEGDEVIIPGPYWVSYPDQIVLAGGTPVFIMTDESTGFKITPEQLDKAITPKTRYLILNSPCNPTGSTYSKEELAALGEVLLKHEHVLVVADDIYERLIYDGLSFYNIAQVVPALKSRTIVVNGVSKTYAMTGWRIGYACGPKELMAAMTKMQSQSTSNATSIAQKASVEALNGPQEPVAAMCVEFEKRRTYIVERLNAMPGVSCFKSNGAFYVFPNFSGVYGKTTPGGKKIETSSDFAAYLLEDAKVALVPGVAFGDDRYARLSYAISMENIKKGMDRIEEAIKNLK is encoded by the coding sequence ATGAAACTCGCAGATCGCGTTAACAAAATCCAGCCATCCCCTACCCTTGCCATTGATGCCAAGGCAAAAGCACTTAAAGCCCAAGGGGTTGATGTCGTCGGTTTCGGGGCCGGCGAGCCTGACTTTGACACCCCAGCACATATTCGCGAAGCCGGCAAGAAGGCTATTGACGCCGGTTTTACCCGCTACATGCCGGTTGGCGGCGCCGATGACCTGAAAGACGCCATCATCGCCAAGATGAAGCGGGATCATAATCTGGAATATACCCGCGACGAGATCTCCGTAGCCTGCGGCGCCAAGCACACCCTGTACAACATCTCCCAAGCCCTGATCCAGGAAGGTGATGAAGTCATCATCCCGGGTCCCTACTGGGTCTCCTACCCTGACCAGATCGTACTGGCCGGCGGCACACCGGTTTTTATCATGACTGACGAGTCCACCGGCTTCAAGATCACCCCTGAACAGCTTGACAAGGCGATCACCCCCAAGACCCGTTACCTGATCCTGAACTCACCCTGCAACCCGACCGGTTCCACCTACAGCAAAGAAGAACTGGCTGCGCTGGGTGAAGTACTGCTGAAGCATGAGCACGTGCTGGTTGTTGCCGATGATATCTATGAGCGACTGATCTATGACGGTCTGAGCTTCTACAATATTGCCCAGGTGGTACCGGCCCTTAAATCACGGACCATTGTAGTCAACGGCGTTTCCAAGACCTACGCCATGACCGGCTGGCGGATCGGCTACGCCTGCGGCCCCAAAGAGCTGATGGCTGCCATGACCAAGATGCAGTCCCAATCAACCAGTAACGCCACATCGATTGCCCAGAAGGCCTCCGTTGAGGCGCTGAACGGCCCCCAGGAGCCGGTTGCAGCCATGTGTGTTGAGTTCGAGAAGCGGCGCACCTACATTGTGGAGCGGCTGAACGCCATGCCGGGTGTTTCCTGCTTCAAGTCAAACGGCGCCTTCTACGTCTTCCCCAACTTTTCAGGGGTATACGGCAAGACAACTCCGGGCGGCAAAAAGATCGAGACCTCTTCCGACTTTGCCGCTTACCTGCTGGAAGACGCAAAAGTGGCTTTGGTTCCCGGCGTTGCCTTTGGCGATGACCGCTACGCCCGCCTCTCTTACGCCATCAGCATGGAAAACATCAAAAAGGGAATGGATCGCATTGAAGAAGCGATCAAGAACCTGAAATAA
- a CDS encoding PilZ-like domain-containing protein, which produces MSDFDQYLAHFPVGLKVNVGIPVPGGDTFHDWAIIHSIDEDLISLQLSRDTLPAGVKLLVGTILDIRTGNEVSGYSCRAIIVTEGFKREVLLRLIGEIVSSELREFYRIDAFLPIKYFISSEQSEVKLKAAWKEKREARLAAEMERRQQAKKPWERLRKAPQNEELPSEELGDEGSWEDSGEGLEQPDPGEDDSRDHSWDDVIPLAANISGGGVRMLLHHKFEENTLVPLEIYLPSEPEPQIIDAVCIVAFANENYAASKQFNRTSYNTGLKFKFVEERDRDAIVSYISNVQLKRIRQMREHYLFRSGPEAPQPDVPPEQRLKLLIKTILTVSVVIIALISMAVYFKNYAENRPKNEIELIFEKGFGEYLKKIGRTPSQGQ; this is translated from the coding sequence ATGAGCGATTTTGATCAATACCTTGCGCACTTTCCTGTCGGGTTGAAGGTCAATGTCGGCATCCCGGTACCCGGCGGCGACACGTTTCACGACTGGGCCATCATCCATTCCATTGATGAAGACCTGATTTCTCTCCAGCTCTCCCGCGACACACTTCCTGCAGGTGTTAAACTATTAGTAGGCACCATCCTGGATATCCGGACCGGCAATGAGGTTTCCGGCTACTCATGCCGTGCCATAATTGTTACCGAAGGTTTCAAACGTGAAGTGCTGCTGCGGCTGATCGGTGAAATCGTCTCCTCTGAGTTGCGGGAATTCTACCGGATTGACGCCTTTCTACCGATCAAATATTTCATCAGCAGTGAGCAGAGCGAAGTCAAGTTGAAGGCTGCCTGGAAAGAGAAACGGGAGGCACGTCTTGCAGCGGAAATGGAACGGAGACAACAGGCGAAAAAGCCCTGGGAGCGACTGCGCAAAGCCCCTCAGAACGAAGAACTGCCGTCGGAAGAGCTGGGCGATGAAGGCAGCTGGGAGGACAGCGGAGAAGGCCTTGAACAACCTGATCCAGGCGAGGATGACAGCAGGGATCACAGTTGGGATGACGTCATCCCGCTGGCTGCAAACATCAGTGGCGGCGGGGTCCGGATGCTCTTACACCACAAATTTGAAGAGAACACCCTGGTCCCGCTCGAAATTTATCTACCCAGTGAACCTGAGCCGCAGATAATTGATGCTGTTTGTATTGTTGCCTTTGCCAATGAAAACTATGCTGCCAGCAAGCAGTTCAATCGCACCAGTTACAACACCGGGCTCAAGTTCAAGTTTGTTGAAGAACGGGACCGGGATGCCATTGTCAGCTACATCTCAAATGTCCAATTAAAACGTATCAGGCAGATGCGAGAACATTATCTCTTCCGTAGCGGCCCCGAAGCACCTCAGCCTGACGTCCCCCCAGAGCAACGGCTGAAGCTGTTGATTAAAACCATTCTCACCGTTAGCGTTGTCATCATCGCCCTGATCAGCATGGCTGTGTATTTCAAAAACTATGCTGAAAACCGGCCAAAAAATGAGATTGAACTGATCTTTGAAAAGGGATTTGGCGAATATCTCAAGAAGATCGGGAGAACCCCCTCCCAAGGCCAATAG
- the coaD gene encoding pantetheine-phosphate adenylyltransferase produces the protein MPHSRIAIYPGSFDPITYGHLDIIQRGLKIFKHVIVAVARNSQKNALFNIEERVDLIKTVLKDEPRVSVDTFTGLLIDYVASKEAHVVIRGLRAISDFEYEFQIAQMNSTIGRDIETLFMMTSVQYGYLSSSIVREVCSLRGPVDSFVPPEVKTAMQQKYGLNR, from the coding sequence ATGCCCCATAGCCGCATTGCCATCTACCCCGGTTCATTTGACCCGATCACCTATGGTCATCTTGATATCATCCAGCGCGGACTGAAGATCTTCAAACATGTAATCGTGGCTGTTGCGCGCAACTCTCAAAAAAATGCGCTCTTTAACATCGAGGAACGGGTTGACCTGATTAAAACCGTCCTGAAGGATGAACCACGGGTCTCCGTTGACACCTTTACCGGCCTTCTGATAGATTATGTAGCTTCAAAAGAAGCGCACGTGGTCATCCGGGGGTTACGGGCCATTTCCGATTTTGAGTACGAATTCCAGATTGCCCAGATGAACAGTACCATAGGCCGCGACATAGAGACCCTGTTTATGATGACCTCGGTTCAGTATGGCTATCTTTCATCATCAATTGTCAGAGAGGTCTGCTCACTGAGGGGGCCGGTTGACAGCTTTGTACCACCGGAAGTAAAAACTGCCATGCAGCAGAAATACGGTTTAAACCGATAA